The proteins below come from a single Limnohabitans sp. 2KL-27 genomic window:
- a CDS encoding M48 family metallopeptidase — MSTSASPTGWNTSAHTLWGQGSQKAAVETVLADINRHGPQKPPALVKQLSYYAFLMGNPAAAAAFLEVTCPFYPDDTELLLNLAVCLSRSGKPAQAIPHLERLRTMESGSVVVWDSMTSCLHALGRDDEAIQAGTQALVLKDQQPRPQAPQWQAPTNLVTVLEQADKRRRLVAFSLWGTNPRYLLGALDNALAMPLVYPGWQAVFFVDESVPPDLRHALEELGAEIRLQPNGQSQRQKLAWRFMVANDSDAGRFLVRDVDSVVNERESAAVQDWIESGALFHVMRDWWTHTDLVLAGMWGGVAGTLPQISSLLENYKPPHLETPNVDQWFLRDILWPCLRQSAKVHDRLFSPPGAQPWPLPSPPGNLHVGQDVHAVGRNAQAQRLAHWIARLPSLQGQTSSNTVAT; from the coding sequence ATGAGCACGTCAGCCTCACCAACGGGATGGAACACATCAGCTCACACGCTCTGGGGTCAAGGCAGCCAAAAAGCCGCCGTGGAAACGGTGCTTGCAGACATCAACAGGCACGGGCCGCAAAAACCGCCAGCGCTAGTTAAGCAGCTTTCGTATTACGCTTTTTTGATGGGCAACCCGGCTGCTGCAGCAGCTTTTCTTGAAGTTACATGTCCCTTCTACCCGGACGACACCGAGTTATTGCTTAATTTAGCGGTATGCCTCTCCCGCTCTGGCAAGCCAGCGCAAGCCATACCCCACCTGGAACGCCTTCGCACGATGGAATCAGGTTCTGTCGTGGTTTGGGACAGCATGACATCTTGCCTACATGCTTTAGGGCGCGACGATGAGGCCATTCAGGCTGGGACGCAAGCTCTTGTGCTGAAAGACCAGCAACCGCGCCCTCAAGCGCCGCAATGGCAGGCGCCCACCAACTTGGTAACCGTGCTTGAACAGGCCGATAAAAGGCGCCGGTTGGTTGCCTTTAGCCTCTGGGGTACCAACCCCCGTTATCTGCTGGGCGCCCTCGACAACGCTCTGGCTATGCCCCTGGTCTACCCCGGTTGGCAGGCGGTGTTCTTCGTTGATGAAAGCGTACCGCCAGATCTGCGGCACGCACTTGAGGAACTCGGGGCAGAAATTAGGCTGCAGCCTAATGGACAAAGTCAGCGCCAAAAGCTGGCATGGCGCTTCATGGTTGCCAATGACAGCGATGCAGGGCGGTTTTTGGTGCGAGACGTTGACTCGGTTGTCAACGAACGGGAAAGCGCTGCAGTCCAGGACTGGATCGAATCCGGGGCACTGTTTCACGTTATGCGGGACTGGTGGACACACACTGACCTGGTGCTTGCAGGCATGTGGGGCGGCGTGGCAGGGACACTTCCACAAATCTCGTCTCTTCTGGAAAACTATAAGCCCCCTCATCTTGAGACGCCTAATGTGGACCAGTGGTTCTTACGAGACATCCTTTGGCCCTGCCTGCGCCAAAGCGCAAAGGTACACGACCGTCTGTTTTCGCCGCCCGGGGCTCAGCCCTGGCCGCTACCCTCTCCCCCCGGTAATCTTCATGTGGGACAAGATGTCCATGCGGTGGGCCGCAACGCGCAGGCACAGCGACTAGCCCACTGGATCGCTCGACTACCTAGCCTTCAGGGGCAGACATCATCAAATACTGTGGCCACTTAG
- a CDS encoding glycosyltransferase family 25 protein, whose translation MKAVYINLASAIERREAIEKSFDDTGKSGWTLLRQPAVRVSDTNYKGPRLRHTGAGRTLSPAEEGCYLSHRAVIDLYAGRDVPLLVLEDDALLTSHSFEIIDGFLNSKEADSWDLIFTDVIVPNADGMVTLFKLKKSLAERSLRVIDLATLPFAGATAYVVNPGIASKLVEWLREPVLESMPYDMAIRKLIYERRLRACVLFPFPTSVNAYANQSQIQDVNVSTADLLWNTFRQMVWVGADPNSFQKTLQTIEEMYVNEDARALGIILSALASGSYVPK comes from the coding sequence GTGAAAGCGGTTTACATCAACCTGGCTTCAGCCATTGAACGAAGGGAAGCGATCGAAAAGTCTTTTGATGATACCGGCAAGTCGGGTTGGACTTTGCTTAGACAACCTGCAGTTAGAGTCTCCGACACCAACTACAAAGGACCGCGCCTTCGCCATACCGGCGCTGGCCGTACGCTATCCCCCGCCGAAGAGGGTTGCTACCTGAGCCATAGAGCCGTGATCGATCTCTATGCCGGCCGCGACGTCCCCTTACTGGTTCTTGAAGACGACGCACTGCTCACCTCTCACTCTTTCGAGATTATTGATGGTTTCCTGAACTCTAAAGAAGCAGACTCTTGGGATCTCATTTTTACCGATGTGATCGTCCCAAACGCCGACGGCATGGTGACGTTGTTCAAGCTCAAAAAGTCTTTAGCTGAAAGATCTCTTAGGGTGATCGACTTAGCGACCCTCCCGTTTGCAGGAGCCACCGCCTATGTAGTGAATCCAGGGATCGCCAGCAAATTGGTGGAATGGCTGAGAGAACCTGTCTTGGAGTCGATGCCCTATGACATGGCGATTCGAAAGCTCATTTATGAACGACGTCTGAGAGCCTGTGTACTCTTCCCCTTCCCGACGTCCGTGAACGCCTATGCAAACCAGTCTCAAATTCAAGATGTGAACGTCTCTACGGCGGACCTCCTCTGGAATACATTTCGACAGATGGTCTGGGTTGGCGCTGATCCAAACTCTTTTCAGAAGACACTACAAACTATCGAAGAGATGTATGTTAATGAAGATGCAAGAGCACTGGGCATCATCCTTTCTGCGCTAGCTTCCGGATCCTACGTGCCAAAGTAG